In one Pseudomonas sp. Bout1 genomic region, the following are encoded:
- a CDS encoding DUF3455 domain-containing protein — protein sequence MSSTDPDVVARRNRLALLALQVIGMAVLIACAIDAQRAQAQDLPDPLNGDAKTILLTVRAEGVQIYNCAKDNNGQLTWQFREPLATLMVNGKTVGRHFAGPTWELNDRSAVVGKVAAQAPGATGRDIALLRLDVVSHQGVGGLSAVVAVQRLHTEGGVFSGSCEHDGDLHVEPYRADYRFLGQ from the coding sequence ATGAGCAGCACCGACCCTGATGTTGTGGCACGCCGTAACCGCCTGGCGCTGCTGGCGTTGCAAGTGATTGGCATGGCCGTGCTGATCGCCTGTGCCATCGATGCCCAAAGGGCACAAGCACAGGACTTGCCTGACCCGTTGAACGGCGACGCCAAAACGATCCTGTTGACCGTACGCGCTGAAGGTGTACAGATTTACAACTGCGCCAAGGACAACAATGGCCAATTGACCTGGCAGTTTCGCGAGCCGCTGGCGACCTTGATGGTCAACGGCAAGACAGTGGGCCGGCACTTTGCGGGGCCGACCTGGGAACTGAATGATCGCAGTGCGGTGGTCGGCAAAGTGGCTGCCCAGGCGCCGGGGGCAACGGGGCGGGACATTGCGCTGTTACGCCTGGACGTGGTGAGCCATCAAGGGGTTGGCGGGTTGTCTGCGGTGGTGGCGGTGCAACGGCTGCATACCGAAGGTGGGGTGTTCAGCGGCAGTTGTGAGCACGATGGCGATCTGCACGTGGAGCCTTACCGCGCCGACTACCGTTTTCTAGGCCAGTAG
- a CDS encoding cupin domain-containing protein gives MNDQPPQLFLGTRIRGLRKARGMTLTALAELSELTAGYISQLERNLAYPSIPALFNIARSLGVTIQWFFASETTPAVEDEGFVVRQDNRQSIHYEDGIVDQLLTPLPNHQLEMLHSRFPPGTYSQQSYSHEGEEAGYVLSGKFELWVGERHFQLNEGDSFSFPSSEPHRYGNPGKVDAVVIWVITPPTF, from the coding sequence TTGAACGACCAACCGCCACAACTGTTTCTCGGCACCCGCATCCGTGGCCTGCGCAAGGCCCGGGGCATGACCCTCACAGCCCTCGCCGAATTGAGCGAGCTGACGGCCGGCTACATCAGCCAGTTGGAAAGGAACCTCGCCTACCCCTCGATCCCGGCGCTGTTCAATATCGCCCGTAGCCTGGGCGTGACGATCCAGTGGTTTTTTGCCAGTGAAACCACGCCCGCAGTGGAAGACGAAGGGTTTGTGGTGCGGCAGGACAATCGCCAGAGCATTCACTATGAGGACGGCATCGTCGACCAGTTGCTGACGCCCCTGCCCAACCATCAGCTGGAAATGCTGCATTCGCGTTTCCCGCCGGGCACCTATAGCCAACAGAGTTATAGCCACGAGGGTGAAGAAGCGGGTTACGTGCTAAGTGGCAAATTCGAGTTGTGGGTGGGCGAGCGGCATTTTCAGCTAAATGAAGGGGACAGTTTCAGCTTCCCCAGCAGTGAGCCCCATCGGTATGGCAACCCCGGAAAGGTGGATGCGGTGGTAATTTGGGTGATTACGCCGCCGACGTTTTAG
- a CDS encoding FAD-dependent oxidoreductase, with product MSPHAFPHLFEPLVLRGKRLKNRIMSSGHDTSMPTDNRVNEQLIAYHRARAEGGVGLIVLQVAGVHDSARYTSHVLMATDDSCIDGYRQLADTCHAHGTIVLSQIFHPGREIMESADGLLAVAYSASGVPNERFRVMPRALDQAMIDEIVAGYGAAARRLYQAGIDGVEVVASHGYLPAQFLNPRVNRRTDGYNGELEQRLRFLREIIAAVRAETDEHFIIGLRISADERDPEGLTEDDSLAAVQQLQSQLDYVHIVAGTSASLGGAIHIVPPMAIAPAYLATEAATFKASLSIPLFVTGRINQPQEAELMLQRGQADVCGMTRALICDPRMPAKTSSGHAEDVRACIACNQACIGHFHKGLPISCIQHPETGRELQFGQLQPALRRKRIMVAGGGPAGMKAAAVAAQRGHEVTLYEASAQLGGQVLLAQLLPRRSEFGGASTNLQREMELAGVRVIRNTRVDRALVEREQPDLVIIATGAEPYWPAFERGGELQVVDAWQVLRDEVPLGRSVVVVDWRCDWIGPGIAERLTRAGHQVQLAVNGTHCGENLPLYVRDQLAGELHRLGIAIIPYARLYGCDDTTVYLQHTASGEPMLLENIDTLVLCQGHQPVDTLGAELEDLVAFRRIGDCLAPRTAEEAIYEGLKVAWDI from the coding sequence ATGTCGCCCCATGCCTTCCCGCATCTTTTTGAACCATTGGTCCTGCGCGGCAAACGCCTGAAAAACCGCATCATGTCCAGCGGGCACGACACCTCGATGCCCACCGACAACCGGGTCAACGAGCAGTTGATTGCCTACCACCGGGCACGCGCCGAGGGCGGTGTGGGGCTGATTGTGTTGCAAGTGGCCGGGGTGCATGACAGTGCCCGCTACACCTCCCATGTGCTGATGGCGACCGATGACAGCTGCATCGACGGCTATCGCCAACTGGCCGACACCTGCCACGCCCACGGCACCATAGTGCTGTCACAGATTTTCCATCCGGGGCGGGAAATCATGGAGTCTGCCGACGGTTTGCTGGCGGTGGCGTACTCGGCCTCCGGGGTTCCCAATGAACGGTTTCGGGTGATGCCCCGTGCCCTTGACCAGGCAATGATCGACGAGATCGTCGCAGGCTACGGCGCTGCGGCAAGGCGCCTGTATCAGGCCGGGATTGACGGCGTGGAAGTGGTCGCCAGCCATGGTTACCTGCCGGCGCAATTTCTCAACCCTCGGGTGAACCGCCGCACCGACGGCTACAACGGCGAGCTTGAACAACGCCTGCGTTTCCTGCGGGAAATCATCGCCGCCGTGCGGGCCGAAACCGACGAGCATTTCATCATCGGCCTGCGCATTTCTGCCGACGAGCGCGACCCCGAAGGCCTGACCGAAGATGATTCCCTGGCCGCCGTGCAACAGCTGCAATCACAGCTGGACTATGTGCACATCGTCGCCGGCACCTCGGCCTCCCTCGGCGGTGCGATCCATATCGTGCCGCCTATGGCTATTGCGCCGGCTTACCTGGCGACCGAAGCCGCAACGTTCAAGGCCAGCCTGTCGATTCCGCTGTTTGTCACCGGGCGCATCAACCAGCCACAGGAGGCCGAACTGATGCTGCAACGTGGCCAGGCCGATGTGTGCGGCATGACCCGCGCATTGATCTGCGACCCGCGAATGCCAGCCAAAACCTCAAGCGGCCATGCCGAGGATGTACGGGCCTGCATTGCCTGCAATCAAGCCTGTATCGGCCACTTCCACAAAGGTTTGCCGATCTCTTGCATACAACACCCAGAGACCGGCCGCGAGTTGCAGTTTGGCCAACTGCAACCAGCACTGCGGCGCAAGCGAATCATGGTGGCTGGCGGCGGCCCGGCAGGGATGAAAGCCGCTGCGGTGGCGGCCCAGCGCGGGCATGAGGTGACCTTGTATGAAGCCAGTGCCCAGTTGGGCGGCCAGGTACTGCTCGCACAGTTACTGCCACGGCGCAGCGAGTTCGGCGGCGCCAGCACCAACCTGCAACGCGAGATGGAACTGGCCGGGGTGCGCGTGATACGCAACACCCGCGTCGACCGCGCATTGGTGGAACGCGAACAACCCGACCTGGTGATCATCGCCACCGGCGCCGAACCCTATTGGCCGGCTTTCGAACGCGGCGGCGAATTGCAGGTGGTGGACGCCTGGCAAGTGCTGCGCGATGAAGTCCCGCTGGGCCGTTCGGTGGTGGTGGTGGATTGGCGTTGTGACTGGATCGGCCCGGGCATTGCCGAACGCCTGACCCGCGCCGGCCATCAGGTGCAACTGGCGGTGAACGGCACCCATTGCGGCGAAAACCTGCCGTTGTACGTGCGTGATCAACTGGCTGGCGAACTGCATCGGCTGGGCATTGCGATCATCCCTTACGCCCGTTTGTACGGCTGCGACGACACCACCGTGTACCTGCAACACACCGCCAGCGGCGAGCCGATGCTGCTGGAAAATATCGACACCCTGGTGTTGTGCCAGGGCCATCAGCCAGTGGACACTCTGGGCGCAGAACTGGAAGACCTGGTGGCGTTCCGGCGCATCGGCGATTGCCTGGCGCCGCGTACCGCCGAAGAGGCAATTTATGAAGGACTAAAGGTAGCGTGGGACATTTGA